The following nucleotide sequence is from Deltaproteobacteria bacterium.
GAGATCCGCACCTTCTTCCGCGACACGGCCCAATGGACGCAGCTTCTGCTGCTCATGTCGCTCATCGTCGTGTACCTGTTCAATTTCAAGGCGCTCGACCTCGATCGCTTCTCGGGCATCACGTTCCAGCTCCGCAACATCATCGCCTACATGAACCTGATCCTCGCGGGCTTCGTGCTCTCGGCGATCTGCGTGCGCTTCGTGCTGCCGGCGGTGTCGCTCGAAGGCGAGGCGTTTTGGATCGTCAAGGCCGCGCCGGTCTCGATGAACCGCTTCGTGTGGAACAAGTTCAATTTCTACGCGCCGCCCGTCTTCATCGTCTCGGAAATGCTCGTCGTGCTGTCCAACATCTTCCTGCGTTCAACGCCCTTCATCATGGGCGCGTGCGCGGCGCTGATGGGCCTGCTGTCGCTCTCCATCACGGCGCTCGCCATCGGGGTCGGCGCGATCTATCCCAACTTCGAGGAGAAGAACGTCGCGAAGGTGGCGACGAGCGTGTCGAGCATCATCTACATGGTGGCCTCGCTCGGCCTCGTCGTCGCGGTCGTCTCCATCATGGCCTACCCCGCCCGCATCGTGCAGCGTGCCTTGCTGGACGAAGCGCCCCTCGCGGCCACGCAATGGGCCATCATCGGCTTGTCAATCGCGGTCGTTTTGACCATGATCGCCGCGTCGGTGCTTTGGCCCATTCGGCGCGGCATTCGCGCGCTCGAAACGCGCGAGGACTGATCCGCGCGACGACGGAAACAGGCCCCGAAAACGCGACGCGAACGCGCCCGCCCGGGCGCGACGGTTTCGATCCATGAGGTGGGACGTGCTGCAAATCGTCAAATCTAAAATGAAGCTGTATTGGGAATTCGCGCGTCCGTTCACGCTGCTGCCGCCGGCGCTCGGCATGGTCTCGGGCGGCATCACGGCGCTCGGCGCCGATCCCCAATGGGAGAGCCACTGGGTCGATCCCGGCTGGGCGTTCGCGATCTACATGGGCCCGGATTGGCTGCGGATCACGTGGTACATCGTCGTCGGCGCGATCATGGCCGCGACGCTCAACGCGGCGAGCAACGCGCTCAACCAGATCACCGATCTGACCAACGACTCGGTTTCCAAGCCGACGCGGCCGATCCCCAGCGGGCGCATCTCGATCACCGAAGCGACCGTCATCACCGTGTTCTGGTACGTGCTCGCGCTTTTCATGAGCTTCCTCGTCAACTGGCAGTGCTTCCTGATCGTCCTGGTCGCTTCGTTTTTCATCTACGGCTATTCGGCCAAGCCGTTTCGCACCAAGGCGCGCGGTTGGTGGGCCAATTTCACCATCGCCATCCCGCGCGGCATTTTGCTGAAAGTCGCCGGCTGGTCGAGCGTCAAGACGATTTTCGCCGCCGAGCCTTGGTACATCGGCCTGATCTTCGGTCTGTTCCTGCTCGGCGCGGCGACGACCAAAGACTTTTCGGACATGGAAGGCGACGCCGCGGACGGCTGCAAGACGCTGCCCGTGAAGTACGGCCCCAAGGCCGCCGCGTGGATGATCGCGCCGTTTTTCGTGCTGCCCTTCCCGCTCATCCCGCTGGGCGCGCACTGGGGCATCCTGACCGGCAACCGGCTGATGCTCGACATCATGGGCGTGGGCCTCGCCCTGTGGGGCTGCTACACGGTCTGGCTGCTGCTGCGTAATCCCGACGAACTGTCCAAGACGGAAAACCATCCGTCCTGGAAGCACATGTACGGGATGATGATGGGCATGCAGATCGGGTTCGCGCTGAGCTATCTGTTCTAACAACGTTTCGAATAACCCGCTGTGGCGCACTTCCTGTCATCCCGACCGGAGCGAAGCGCCCTCCGCCCTGTCATCCCGACGGGAACGAAGCGCCCTCTGCCCTG
It contains:
- a CDS encoding UbiA family prenyltransferase — translated: MKLYWEFARPFTLLPPALGMVSGGITALGADPQWESHWVDPGWAFAIYMGPDWLRITWYIVVGAIMAATLNAASNALNQITDLTNDSVSKPTRPIPSGRISITEATVITVFWYVLALFMSFLVNWQCFLIVLVASFFIYGYSAKPFRTKARGWWANFTIAIPRGILLKVAGWSSVKTIFAAEPWYIGLIFGLFLLGAATTKDFSDMEGDAADGCKTLPVKYGPKAAAWMIAPFFVLPFPLIPLGAHWGILTGNRLMLDIMGVGLALWGCYTVWLLLRNPDELSKTENHPSWKHMYGMMMGMQIGFALSYLF